One Nitrosopumilus piranensis genomic region harbors:
- the alaS gene encoding alanine--tRNA ligase, which yields MDKKEILKEFSSDPDKYYNVKLFSEKGFVRKSCAKCGRFFWTLNADRDLCPDDGLDTYSFIGDPPTSKRFDYTQSWKQVEEFFVKNNHTSVSRYPVVCRWRDDLYFTIASVVDFQRVMGSKVVFEFPANPLVVPQTCLRFKDLENVGVTGRHFSSFCMIGQHSVPDLGGYWKDECVDLDYRLLTEQFGINKDEVVFVEDVWAGGGSFGPSLEYFVRGLELGNAVFTEFQGELGQHTTLDQRVIDMGAGLERFAWITMGTPTAYDCCFGPINQKLFNTIGIDSDSEILRKYFTEVAKVIDHYDDLNEVRRIAIKNAGITDEQMQKMITPLEGMYLIADHLRTLIFAITDGALPSNVGGGYNLRMMLRRINATISKLNVKLDIDDLIDAHVDYLKDTYPELDEKRDDVKSILKLESARYEESKVHMKKKADKIKEKGTPSVDELITYYESDGITPEYLKEVDAISEIPSSFYSKLSDLHQSDKKKAIAELPLEGLPETETLFYQDDPMEFSAKVLKVIKDMVILDRTSFYARGGGQEPDHGTIAGFSVTDVDKHANIIVHKLEDGTPKEGETVSCKVDETRRSNITKNHTSTHILNASSRKVLGSWIWQHSAFKEDDHARLDITHHSSLSNDEIKKIEDAANNMVKQNLNVNIDYYDRGTAEQTYGFRIYQGGVVPVKAVRIVSIEDQDVEACGGTHVKKTGDIELIKITKTKRIQDGVVRLEFVSGPGAFEYEKLQAQELKRKEEEAKQKEELEKKREENKQKTREKIPVLLEKILAGESVEEDGIFTKGKLCFTANPDYDDYFHQNFGKKIVGKDATAAFCGIFEADPTVRVIVFSGEQSGVNAGEIAREIASILGGSGGGDAKFAQGGGKDTSKKDEAIAKAKSMILG from the coding sequence TTGGATAAAAAAGAGATTCTAAAAGAATTTTCATCAGATCCTGACAAGTACTATAACGTCAAGCTGTTTTCAGAGAAGGGATTTGTAAGAAAATCATGTGCCAAGTGTGGCAGATTCTTTTGGACTCTGAATGCAGACAGGGACTTGTGCCCTGATGACGGACTAGACACGTACTCATTCATTGGAGATCCGCCAACTTCAAAGAGATTTGACTATACCCAATCATGGAAGCAGGTCGAAGAGTTTTTTGTAAAAAACAATCACACTTCAGTTAGCCGCTATCCTGTAGTGTGTCGCTGGCGTGATGACTTGTACTTTACAATAGCATCAGTTGTAGACTTTCAAAGAGTGATGGGAAGCAAGGTAGTATTTGAGTTTCCTGCAAATCCTTTGGTTGTTCCGCAAACTTGTTTGCGATTCAAGGACTTGGAAAACGTCGGAGTTACCGGACGCCACTTTTCATCATTTTGCATGATAGGGCAGCACAGCGTTCCAGATTTGGGAGGATATTGGAAAGACGAATGCGTTGATTTGGATTATAGATTACTAACTGAGCAATTTGGAATAAACAAAGACGAAGTAGTCTTTGTTGAAGATGTGTGGGCAGGCGGAGGCTCGTTTGGTCCATCACTAGAATACTTTGTGCGTGGACTGGAGCTTGGAAACGCAGTCTTTACTGAATTTCAGGGGGAGCTTGGACAACATACAACACTAGACCAGCGAGTAATTGACATGGGTGCAGGTCTTGAGAGATTTGCATGGATTACGATGGGAACGCCAACTGCGTATGACTGCTGCTTTGGCCCAATCAATCAGAAATTATTCAACACTATTGGAATTGATTCTGATTCAGAAATTTTGCGCAAGTACTTTACTGAAGTTGCAAAAGTAATTGATCACTATGATGACTTGAATGAGGTAAGACGAATTGCAATAAAGAATGCAGGAATTACAGATGAGCAGATGCAAAAGATGATCACGCCGCTGGAGGGAATGTATCTGATTGCAGATCACTTGCGTACTTTGATATTTGCAATTACTGATGGTGCGCTTCCATCAAATGTTGGCGGCGGATACAACTTGAGAATGATGTTGCGTCGAATCAATGCAACCATTTCAAAACTAAATGTAAAACTGGACATTGATGACTTGATTGATGCTCATGTAGACTATCTCAAGGACACGTATCCCGAACTTGATGAGAAGAGAGATGATGTAAAATCAATACTAAAACTCGAATCTGCAAGATACGAGGAATCCAAAGTTCACATGAAGAAAAAAGCAGACAAGATAAAGGAAAAAGGAACTCCATCAGTTGATGAACTAATTACATACTACGAATCAGACGGAATCACTCCTGAATATCTTAAAGAAGTCGATGCAATTTCAGAGATTCCATCATCATTTTATTCCAAGTTATCTGATTTGCACCAGTCTGACAAGAAAAAGGCAATTGCAGAACTTCCACTAGAAGGACTGCCAGAAACTGAAACTCTATTTTACCAAGACGACCCAATGGAGTTTTCAGCCAAGGTACTCAAGGTAATTAAGGATATGGTAATTTTAGATAGGACATCATTTTACGCACGGGGTGGAGGCCAAGAGCCAGACCACGGAACAATAGCAGGATTTTCAGTAACAGATGTAGACAAGCATGCAAACATTATCGTTCACAAGCTAGAGGACGGCACTCCAAAAGAAGGTGAGACCGTTTCATGCAAGGTTGATGAGACACGCCGCTCCAACATTACAAAAAACCATACCAGTACCCACATCCTTAATGCATCATCACGCAAAGTTTTGGGTTCATGGATTTGGCAGCATTCAGCTTTCAAAGAAGATGATCATGCCAGACTAGACATTACTCATCACTCTTCTCTATCTAATGACGAGATCAAAAAAATAGAAGATGCAGCTAACAACATGGTAAAACAAAATCTTAATGTCAACATTGACTATTACGATAGAGGAACTGCAGAGCAGACATATGGATTTAGAATTTACCAGGGAGGAGTTGTTCCAGTAAAAGCTGTTAGAATTGTTTCAATTGAAGACCAAGATGTTGAAGCATGTGGTGGAACACATGTCAAAAAAACTGGCGACATTGAGCTAATCAAGATTACAAAGACTAAACGCATTCAAGACGGAGTGGTTCGTCTAGAGTTTGTATCAGGTCCTGGCGCATTTGAATATGAGAAGCTGCAAGCTCAAGAATTAAAGAGAAAAGAAGAAGAAGCAAAGCAAAAAGAAGAGCTAGAAAAGAAACGTGAAGAAAACAAGCAAAAGACAAGAGAAAAGATTCCAGTACTACTAGAAAAGATTCTAGCTGGAGAATCAGTAGAAGAAGACGGAATATTCACCAAAGGAAAGTTGTGCTTTACTGCAAATCCTGATTATGATGATTATTTCCACCAGAACTTTGGCAAGAAAATAGTTGGAAAAGATGCAACAGCTGCATTTTGTGGAATCTTTGAAGCTGACCCAACAGTTCGTGTAATAGTGTTCTCAGGTGAGCAATCAGGGGTTAATGCAGGCGAGATTGCCCGAGAAATAGCCTCAATTTTGGGCGGTTCTGGTGGTGGAGATGCCAAATTTGCCCAAGGCGGTGGAAAAGACACATCTAAAAAAGACGAGGCAATAGCCAAAGCGAAATCGATGATTTTAGGATGA
- the leuS gene encoding leucine--tRNA ligase has product MTINWTEIEKKWRDKWAKSKDFETNPNDKPKKFITVAYPYPNSPQHIGHGRTYTLADVHARFYRMKGYNVLFPMGFHYTGTPVLGMAKRIESGEKEILDGLRNIYHVPEDAIKSFVKPIKIADYFHEEIKSGMIEMGYSIDWRREFTTIVPGYQKFIEWQITTLKEKGRIIQGSHPVGWCPVDQNPVSQHDTMGDVEPKIDDKNFLIKFKLDEFVFPITTLRPETIFGITNLWVNPNTVYKKVSVDNETWIVSEQCAKKLEFFEKKVSVIGEIPGSEIIGKNATNHDGREIPILPADFVEPSMGTGLVMSVPAHAPKDYQALMDLKAKGHELASKLEPIPIIGTEGYGAIPAKDIVEKMGISDQSDDKLEEATKELYLKEFTDGKLNDKCAQFENEKVQFGRDKIRVWLQENNFLEKFPVLENAPVKCRCGAECVVKILNNQWFLNYGDEEWKGLARKCLDEMNILPNNIKTEFVEVIDWLHERACARQQGLGTKLPWDKDWIVESLSDSVIYMAYYTISRFVNDGTVQPENLSKEFFDYVLLDKGDVTQAANSSNLSEDVINTMKKEFQYFYPVDSRHSGRDLVQNHLSFFVLNHVAIFDKKLWPQEIVVNGSVMMDGAKMSKSMGNIIPLRAAIKDHGADPIRLAIISSAELLQDADFNMESVSGIQSKLESLLEECSRLKKGQIGNLQAEDRWILSKTQSKIAEVTEAVEKMRLREALHDILFTFETDLSWYQKRVQAKERGDVSGILHQINSARVAMLSPFAPHVSEEMWEKLGNSELVSKAQWPEYSKDDVDAVSIQAEELLKSTIDDIASILKVTKITPKKIVIYVNSDEIKSKIYRKILSIMVGGQNNMGVVMKELIADPNTADAKKMPDYVQKVIKDLHSESESIKRMKLEAESFDEKEFLKSELSSIGKKEFGVDITVYSKSDDDIYDPKGKARHARPFKPAILIE; this is encoded by the coding sequence ATGACAATTAACTGGACTGAGATTGAAAAAAAGTGGCGAGACAAATGGGCCAAATCAAAAGACTTTGAGACAAACCCAAATGACAAACCAAAAAAATTCATTACAGTTGCATATCCATATCCAAACTCTCCGCAACATATCGGACATGGAAGAACATACACACTAGCTGATGTTCATGCAAGATTTTATCGAATGAAAGGATACAATGTACTATTCCCAATGGGATTCCATTATACGGGAACACCTGTACTTGGCATGGCAAAAAGAATCGAGTCTGGAGAAAAAGAGATACTTGATGGGTTAAGAAACATCTACCATGTTCCTGAAGATGCAATAAAGTCATTTGTTAAACCAATAAAGATTGCAGATTACTTTCATGAAGAGATAAAATCTGGAATGATTGAGATGGGGTATTCCATTGATTGGCGTCGTGAATTTACAACTATAGTTCCAGGTTATCAGAAATTTATTGAATGGCAAATCACCACACTAAAAGAAAAGGGTAGAATCATTCAGGGTAGTCATCCAGTTGGATGGTGTCCTGTTGATCAAAACCCAGTATCACAGCACGATACAATGGGCGATGTAGAACCAAAGATTGATGATAAGAATTTCTTGATAAAGTTCAAGCTAGATGAATTTGTATTTCCAATTACGACTCTTCGACCTGAAACTATATTTGGTATTACAAATCTCTGGGTCAATCCAAATACTGTTTACAAAAAGGTGTCAGTTGATAATGAAACTTGGATAGTCTCAGAACAATGTGCAAAGAAACTAGAATTCTTTGAGAAAAAAGTATCAGTAATTGGCGAGATTCCAGGTAGTGAGATAATTGGCAAGAATGCCACTAATCATGACGGACGAGAGATTCCAATACTGCCAGCTGACTTTGTAGAGCCCAGCATGGGAACAGGATTAGTAATGTCTGTGCCTGCACATGCTCCAAAAGACTATCAGGCATTGATGGATTTGAAGGCAAAAGGACACGAACTGGCCTCAAAATTAGAGCCTATTCCAATTATTGGTACAGAAGGATATGGCGCCATTCCAGCAAAAGACATTGTAGAGAAAATGGGAATCTCAGACCAGTCTGATGACAAGTTAGAAGAGGCTACCAAGGAACTATATCTCAAAGAATTTACTGATGGAAAGCTAAATGACAAATGTGCACAGTTTGAAAATGAGAAGGTACAGTTTGGTCGAGACAAAATTAGAGTTTGGTTGCAAGAAAATAATTTTCTAGAAAAATTCCCAGTGTTAGAGAATGCACCGGTGAAATGTCGCTGCGGAGCTGAATGTGTTGTAAAAATATTGAACAACCAGTGGTTCTTGAACTATGGCGATGAAGAATGGAAGGGATTAGCTCGCAAATGTTTAGATGAGATGAACATTCTACCTAACAATATCAAGACAGAGTTTGTTGAAGTAATTGATTGGTTGCATGAGCGAGCTTGTGCAAGACAACAGGGACTTGGAACTAAACTACCATGGGACAAGGACTGGATTGTAGAGTCATTATCAGACAGTGTAATTTACATGGCATACTATACTATATCGAGATTTGTAAATGATGGAACAGTACAACCTGAGAATCTTAGCAAAGAATTCTTTGATTATGTTTTGTTAGATAAAGGCGATGTGACACAAGCTGCCAATTCATCAAATCTTTCTGAAGATGTAATTAATACAATGAAAAAAGAATTCCAATACTTTTATCCAGTTGATTCAAGGCATTCGGGTCGTGATTTGGTACAGAACCACTTGTCATTTTTTGTACTAAACCACGTTGCAATCTTTGATAAAAAATTGTGGCCACAAGAAATTGTTGTTAACGGTAGTGTGATGATGGATGGAGCTAAAATGTCAAAGAGTATGGGAAACATCATTCCATTGCGAGCTGCAATAAAAGATCATGGTGCAGACCCAATTAGATTGGCAATCATATCGTCTGCTGAATTACTCCAAGATGCTGATTTTAACATGGAGTCAGTTTCAGGCATTCAAAGCAAGCTAGAGTCGCTTTTAGAGGAGTGCTCTAGGCTCAAAAAAGGTCAGATTGGCAATTTGCAAGCAGAAGACAGGTGGATTCTCTCCAAAACCCAGAGCAAAATAGCTGAAGTCACAGAAGCAGTAGAAAAAATGAGATTGCGCGAGGCACTACATGATATCTTGTTTACATTTGAGACTGACTTGAGCTGGTATCAAAAACGAGTTCAAGCAAAAGAACGAGGAGATGTTTCAGGAATTTTACACCAGATAAATTCTGCTCGAGTTGCAATGCTGTCTCCATTTGCACCACATGTTAGTGAGGAGATGTGGGAAAAATTAGGAAATTCAGAACTAGTATCAAAGGCACAATGGCCAGAATATTCTAAAGATGATGTAGATGCTGTATCAATTCAAGCTGAAGAGTTGTTAAAATCAACTATAGATGATATTGCAAGTATTCTCAAGGTTACAAAAATCACTCCAAAAAAAATTGTAATCTATGTAAACTCAGATGAAATAAAATCCAAAATCTATCGCAAGATACTTAGTATCATGGTAGGCGGTCAAAACAACATGGGAGTTGTGATGAAGGAGTTAATTGCAGATCCTAATACTGCTGATGCCAAAAAGATGCCAGACTATGTACAAAAAGTAATCAAGGATTTGCATTCTGAATCTGAGAGTATCAAAAGAATGAAGCTTGAAGCTGAATCCTTTGATGAAAAAGAGTTCCTAAAATCAGAACTATCAAGCATTGGTAAGAAAGAGTTTGGAGTAGATATTACAGTGTATTCTAAATCAGATGATGATATCTATGATCCAAAGGGAAAAGCTAGACATGCAAGGCCATTCAAACCTGCAATACTGATTGAGTGA
- a CDS encoding uracil-DNA glycosylase produces the protein MRKQTITTLNKKIKDCQKCPRLSTYIRDVAKTKVRRFKEESYYGRPLSGFGDIKAKLLIIGLAPAAHGGNRTGRMFTGDSSGDWVAKVMHKTGFANIPISQTTNDGLVLNNAYITAAVRCAPPQNKPTKEEMQNCHPYLEQELQILGNVTTILCLGKIAYDPTCKLLQVKPEKFGHNKTFHYNTITVITSYHPSKQNTQTGRLSWSDWYAVFKKAKKLAR, from the coding sequence GTGAGAAAACAAACAATCACAACTCTAAACAAAAAGATCAAAGATTGTCAAAAATGCCCAAGACTATCTACATACATCAGAGATGTTGCCAAAACCAAAGTCAGGCGATTCAAAGAAGAATCATACTACGGCAGACCACTATCAGGATTTGGAGACATTAAGGCAAAACTGCTCATAATAGGATTGGCACCTGCAGCGCACGGCGGAAACAGAACAGGCAGAATGTTTACAGGTGATTCATCAGGTGACTGGGTAGCAAAAGTAATGCACAAGACAGGGTTTGCAAATATACCAATTTCTCAGACCACCAATGACGGACTGGTACTAAATAACGCATACATTACAGCTGCAGTAAGATGCGCACCTCCACAAAACAAGCCAACAAAAGAGGAGATGCAAAACTGCCACCCATATCTTGAGCAAGAACTCCAGATACTAGGTAACGTCACAACCATACTATGTCTTGGAAAAATAGCATATGATCCCACATGCAAGTTACTCCAAGTAAAGCCAGAAAAGTTTGGACACAACAAGACATTTCATTACAACACCATAACAGTAATCACGTCTTATCATCCATCAAAGCAAAACACACAGACAGGCAGACTGTCTTGGAGTGACTGGTATGCAGTATTCAAAAAGGCAAAAAAACTAGCTAGATAG
- a CDS encoding Dps family protein, with amino-acid sequence MAQINETAVEQNLNIGIADQDREGVVSILTSLLSDEYVLYTKTRNYHWNVVSPHFNDYHKFFEGQYGEIEVIIDDIAERIRQLGGKAIATLDELKSHARLPEHPGQYPTDREMFANLVSDQESIIRNLREDLEKSDKSFHDMGTSDFLTGLMEQHEKMLWMLRATAPTS; translated from the coding sequence ATGGCACAAATAAATGAAACAGCAGTAGAACAAAATCTCAATATCGGTATTGCTGATCAAGACAGAGAAGGGGTAGTCAGTATACTTACTTCCTTGCTCTCTGATGAGTATGTCCTGTATACAAAAACAAGAAACTATCACTGGAATGTGGTTAGTCCGCATTTTAATGACTATCACAAATTCTTTGAAGGTCAATATGGAGAAATCGAAGTCATAATTGATGATATCGCAGAGAGAATTCGACAACTTGGAGGAAAAGCAATTGCTACACTTGATGAATTAAAGTCACATGCAAGGCTACCAGAGCATCCTGGTCAATACCCTACAGATAGAGAGATGTTTGCCAATCTTGTCTCAGACCAGGAATCAATTATCAGAAATCTGAGAGAGGATCTTGAAAAATCTGACAAGAGTTTCCACGATATGGGAACAAGCGATTTTTTGACAGGATTAATGGAGCAACACGAAAAAATGCTTTGGATGCTACGTGCAACAGCTCCTACATCCTAA